The Xanthobacter flavus genome includes a window with the following:
- a CDS encoding aspartate kinase, producing MARLVMKFGGTSVANIERIRNVARHVKREVQAGYKVAVVVSAMSGKTNELVAWCKDASSLYDAREYDAVVASGEQVTSGLLAIALQELGVSARSWQGWQIPISTDDAHGSARIMDIDGDRLATSIEGGEVAVIAGFQGIHLPTGRITTLGRGGSDTSAVAVAAALKAERCDIYTDVDGVYTTDPRVVPKARRLDRIAFEEMLEMASLGAKVLQVRSVELAMVHNVRTFVRSSLVDPDAPEMREVEKAGTLICDEEEIVASQMESQVVTGIAFSKDEAQVSIRRVADKPGIAAAVFGPLADAHINVDMIVQNVSADGYTDITFTVPTADFERAKAVIETARDSIAFQSLEGAGDVTKVSVIGIGMRSHAGVAAKAFEALAGRGINIRAITTSEIKISFLIDAAYTELAVRTLHSLYGLDS from the coding sequence ATGGCTCGGCTTGTCATGAAGTTCGGCGGCACGTCCGTCGCCAATATCGAGCGCATCCGCAACGTCGCGCGGCACGTCAAGCGCGAGGTGCAGGCCGGCTACAAGGTGGCCGTCGTGGTCTCCGCCATGTCCGGCAAGACCAACGAGCTGGTCGCCTGGTGCAAGGATGCCTCCTCGCTCTACGACGCGCGTGAATATGACGCGGTGGTTGCCTCCGGCGAGCAGGTGACGAGCGGCCTCCTCGCCATCGCCCTCCAGGAATTGGGCGTTTCCGCCCGGTCGTGGCAGGGCTGGCAGATCCCGATCTCCACCGACGACGCGCACGGCTCCGCCCGCATCATGGACATCGACGGCGACCGGCTGGCGACCTCCATCGAGGGCGGCGAGGTCGCGGTGATCGCCGGCTTTCAGGGCATCCACCTGCCCACGGGGCGGATCACGACGCTTGGGCGCGGCGGCTCGGACACCTCGGCGGTGGCGGTGGCTGCGGCGCTCAAGGCCGAGCGCTGCGACATCTATACCGACGTGGACGGCGTCTACACCACCGACCCGCGCGTGGTGCCCAAGGCCCGCCGCCTCGACCGCATCGCCTTCGAGGAGATGCTGGAAATGGCGTCCCTGGGCGCCAAGGTGCTGCAGGTGCGCTCGGTGGAGCTCGCCATGGTGCATAATGTGCGCACGTTCGTGCGCTCAAGCCTCGTCGACCCCGACGCGCCGGAGATGCGCGAGGTCGAGAAGGCCGGAACCCTCATCTGCGACGAGGAGGAAATCGTGGCAAGCCAGATGGAATCGCAGGTGGTCACGGGCATCGCCTTCTCCAAGGACGAGGCCCAGGTCTCCATCCGCCGCGTCGCCGACAAGCCCGGCATCGCAGCCGCCGTGTTCGGCCCGCTGGCGGACGCGCACATCAATGTGGACATGATCGTCCAGAACGTGTCGGCGGACGGCTATACCGACATCACCTTCACCGTGCCCACGGCCGATTTCGAGCGCGCCAAGGCGGTGATCGAGACGGCCCGCGACTCGATCGCCTTCCAGTCGCTCGAGGGCGCGGGGGACGTGACCAAGGTGTCGGTCATCGGCATCGGCATGCGCTCCCACGCCGGCGTCGCCGCCAAGGCGTTCGAGGCGCTGGCCGGCCGCGGCATCAACATCCGCGCCATCACCACGTCGGAGATCAAGATCTCCTTCCTGATAGACGCGGCCTATACCGAACTTGCGGTCCGAACTCTCCATTCGCTATACGGGCTGGACAGCTGA
- the ptsP gene encoding phosphoenolpyruvate--protein phosphotransferase codes for MRGALGGPRVLLRRLREVMAEPVSAQDRLDKIVVLIAANMVAEVCSVYVLRVDQTLELYATEGLNRDAVHLTVLSVDEGLVGHVAREAESLALLDAQSHPEFSYRPETGEEVYNSFLGVPILRGGNTLGVLVVQNRARRTYTEEEIEALQTTAMVLAEMIASGELTALAKPGAEPAVRRPLHLKGVALADGLGLGHVVLHEPRIKVTNVIADDVVKEASRLDAAIGKLRHSIDLMLEDDGLSKAGEHRDILEAYRMFAHDRGWMHKMREAVLSGLTAEGAVERVQSDTRARMMRASDPYLRERLHDLDDLANRLLRELIGRARGMEREAMPENAIIVARNMSPAALLDYDRSNIRGLVLEEGGTTSHVTIVARALGIAAVGQVENAAGLADQGDPVIVDGQNGEVHLRPPGDVEEAYAEKVRFRARRQAQYAALRTRPSVTKDGVHVDLNLNAGLLVDLPHIAETGAAGIGLFRTELQFMIASAFPRISEQLKLYRAVLDAAGERPVTFRTLDIGGDKVLPYMRTVEEENPALGWRAIRLGLDRPGLLRSQMRALLRAGAGRELRVMFPMVAAVDEFDRAKALVERELTHLRRHGHGLPERVYVGAMVEVPSLLFQLDEILSRADFLSVGSNDLVQFLYAADRANMRVADRFDPLSPPALRAFRMVAEAGIRHGKPVTLCGELASRPLEAVALAALGYRSLSVSPAAIGPVKATLLETDVSAARKVLLPLLEDRTGAADPRAALTKFARDCGLPL; via the coding sequence ATGCGTGGCGCGCTCGGCGGTCCGCGCGTGCTTCTCCGCCGCCTCCGCGAGGTGATGGCGGAGCCGGTCAGCGCGCAGGACCGCCTCGACAAGATCGTGGTGCTGATCGCCGCCAACATGGTGGCGGAAGTCTGCTCGGTCTACGTGCTGCGCGTCGATCAGACCCTCGAGCTGTACGCTACGGAAGGCCTGAACCGCGATGCGGTTCATTTGACCGTTCTGAGCGTCGACGAAGGCCTCGTCGGCCACGTCGCGCGCGAGGCCGAATCGCTCGCTCTGCTCGACGCCCAGTCCCACCCTGAATTCTCCTACCGGCCAGAGACGGGCGAAGAGGTCTACAACTCCTTCCTCGGCGTGCCGATCCTGCGCGGCGGCAACACGCTCGGCGTGCTCGTGGTGCAGAACCGCGCGCGGCGCACCTATACGGAAGAGGAGATCGAGGCGCTCCAGACCACGGCCATGGTGCTGGCCGAGATGATCGCCTCCGGCGAGCTGACCGCGCTGGCCAAGCCCGGAGCCGAGCCGGCGGTGCGCCGGCCGCTGCATCTGAAGGGTGTGGCGCTGGCGGATGGCCTCGGCCTCGGCCACGTCGTGCTGCACGAGCCGCGCATCAAGGTGACCAACGTCATCGCCGACGACGTGGTGAAGGAGGCCTCTCGTCTCGACGCCGCCATCGGCAAGCTCAGGCACTCCATCGACCTGATGCTGGAGGACGACGGCCTCTCCAAGGCCGGCGAGCACCGGGACATTCTCGAAGCCTATCGCATGTTCGCCCACGACCGGGGCTGGATGCACAAGATGCGGGAGGCCGTGCTCTCCGGTCTCACCGCCGAGGGCGCGGTGGAACGGGTGCAGTCCGATACCCGCGCCCGCATGATGCGCGCCTCGGACCCTTACCTGCGCGAGCGCCTGCACGACCTCGACGACCTCGCCAACCGCCTCCTGCGCGAGTTGATCGGCCGCGCCCGCGGCATGGAGCGGGAGGCGATGCCGGAAAACGCCATTATCGTCGCCCGCAACATGAGCCCGGCCGCGCTGCTGGATTACGACCGCAGCAACATCCGGGGACTTGTCCTTGAGGAGGGCGGCACCACCAGCCACGTCACCATCGTCGCCCGCGCCCTCGGCATCGCGGCGGTGGGGCAGGTGGAGAATGCCGCAGGCCTCGCCGATCAGGGCGATCCGGTCATCGTCGACGGACAGAACGGCGAGGTCCATCTGCGCCCGCCCGGCGACGTCGAAGAAGCCTATGCCGAGAAGGTGCGCTTCCGCGCCCGCCGGCAGGCCCAGTATGCCGCGTTGCGCACCCGCCCTTCCGTAACGAAGGACGGCGTGCATGTGGACCTGAACCTGAACGCCGGCCTGCTGGTGGACCTGCCGCACATCGCCGAGACAGGCGCGGCGGGAATCGGGCTGTTCCGCACCGAGCTTCAGTTCATGATTGCCTCGGCCTTCCCGCGCATCTCGGAGCAGTTGAAGCTCTACCGCGCGGTCCTGGATGCCGCCGGCGAACGTCCCGTCACCTTCCGAACACTCGACATCGGCGGCGACAAGGTGCTGCCCTACATGCGGACGGTGGAGGAGGAAAACCCCGCCCTCGGCTGGCGCGCCATCCGCCTCGGCCTCGACCGCCCGGGCCTCCTGCGCAGCCAGATGCGCGCCCTGCTGCGCGCCGGCGCCGGGCGGGAACTGCGGGTCATGTTCCCCATGGTGGCCGCGGTGGACGAGTTCGATCGCGCCAAGGCGCTGGTGGAGCGCGAACTGACGCATCTCCGGCGCCACGGCCACGGCCTGCCCGAGCGGGTGTATGTGGGCGCCATGGTGGAGGTGCCCTCCCTGCTGTTCCAGCTGGACGAAATTCTCTCACGCGCCGACTTCCTGTCGGTGGGGTCCAACGACCTCGTGCAGTTCCTCTATGCCGCCGACCGCGCCAACATGCGGGTCGCCGACCGCTTTGACCCCCTGTCGCCGCCCGCGCTCCGCGCGTTCCGGATGGTGGCGGAGGCCGGCATCCGCCACGGCAAGCCCGTCACCCTGTGTGGCGAGCTGGCATCCCGCCCTCTTGAGGCCGTGGCACTTGCCGCCTTGGGATACCGCTCGCTGTCGGTTTCGCCGGCCGCCATCGGCCCGGTGAAGGCCACGCTGCTGGAGACGGATGTCTCCGCCGCCCGCAAGGTGCTCCTGCCCTTGCTGGAGGATCGGACCGGCGCGGCCGATCCGCGCGCCGCGCTGACCAAGTTCGCGCGGGACTGCGGCCTGCCGCTCTAG
- a CDS encoding CmpA/NrtA family ABC transporter substrate-binding protein: MSMFSNPFSLKSTLRRCLCGRHASAEEHAAAERAAKLSDEERYKEVVASGLMRALFPNDLKRRAFLKAVGTSTAAAALATFFPLDMATEAFAQTGKPEKTDLKVGFIPITCATPIIMAHPMGFYKKHGLNVEVVKTAGWAVVRDKTINKEYDAAHMLAPMPLAISQGLGSNPIPFVAAAIENINGQSFTLGIKHKDKMDVKSWKGMKLAIPYDFSMHNYLLRYLLAENGIDPDTDVQLRVVPPPEMVANLRAENIDGFLAPDNVAQRAVFDGVGFIHSLSKTMWDGHPCCSFAASREFISTMPNTYAALLRAIVDATGYASKAENRKAIAEAIAPAAYLNAPPIVLEQVLVGKYADGLGNIKDDPKRVDFDPFPWDSFAVWMLTQMKRWGQIKGDVDYTKVANEVFLATDAAKVMKEMGLTPPATTSKSFSVMGKVFDPGKPAEYVASFAIKRS; the protein is encoded by the coding sequence ATGTCGATGTTTTCCAACCCGTTCTCGCTGAAGTCCACGCTGCGCCGCTGCCTGTGCGGGCGGCACGCGAGCGCCGAGGAGCACGCGGCGGCGGAACGGGCTGCGAAGCTCTCCGACGAGGAACGCTACAAGGAGGTGGTCGCCTCCGGCCTGATGCGGGCGCTGTTTCCCAACGACCTGAAGCGCCGCGCCTTCCTGAAGGCGGTGGGCACCTCCACCGCCGCAGCCGCCCTCGCCACCTTCTTCCCGCTGGACATGGCCACCGAGGCTTTCGCCCAGACCGGCAAGCCGGAGAAGACCGACCTGAAGGTGGGCTTCATCCCCATCACCTGCGCCACGCCCATCATCATGGCCCACCCCATGGGCTTCTATAAGAAGCACGGCCTGAACGTGGAGGTGGTGAAGACAGCCGGCTGGGCGGTGGTGCGCGACAAGACCATCAACAAGGAATACGACGCCGCGCACATGCTGGCGCCCATGCCGCTCGCCATCTCGCAGGGGCTGGGCTCGAACCCGATCCCGTTCGTCGCGGCGGCCATCGAGAACATCAACGGCCAGTCCTTCACGCTCGGAATCAAGCACAAGGACAAGATGGACGTGAAGTCGTGGAAGGGGATGAAGCTCGCCATTCCCTACGACTTCTCCATGCATAACTACCTGCTGCGCTATCTCCTCGCCGAGAACGGGATCGATCCGGACACCGATGTCCAGCTTCGCGTGGTGCCCCCGCCGGAGATGGTGGCCAACCTGCGCGCCGAGAACATCGACGGCTTCCTCGCCCCGGACAACGTGGCCCAGCGCGCGGTGTTCGACGGCGTGGGCTTCATCCATTCCCTGTCCAAGACCATGTGGGACGGGCACCCGTGCTGTTCCTTCGCGGCCAGCAGGGAATTCATCTCCACCATGCCGAATACTTACGCGGCGCTGCTGCGCGCGATCGTGGATGCCACCGGCTATGCCTCGAAGGCGGAAAACCGCAAGGCGATCGCCGAGGCCATCGCGCCGGCTGCCTATCTCAACGCGCCGCCGATCGTGCTGGAGCAGGTGCTGGTGGGCAAGTACGCCGACGGCCTCGGCAACATCAAGGATGACCCCAAGCGCGTCGATTTCGATCCCTTCCCGTGGGATTCCTTCGCCGTGTGGATGCTGACCCAGATGAAGCGCTGGGGCCAGATCAAGGGCGACGTCGATTACACCAAGGTGGCCAACGAAGTCTTCCTCGCCACCGACGCCGCCAAGGTGATGAAGGAGATGGGCCTCACGCCGCCGGCCACCACCTCCAAGTCGTTCTCGGTCATGGGCAAGGTGTTCGATCCGGGCAAGCCGGCCGAGTACGTCGCCTCCTTCGCCATCAAGCGGAGCTGA
- a CDS encoding ABC transporter ATP-binding protein has product MENAKTENAKTEIDPKFISIEGIARRYPAAGGGSTTIFEDLWLPVPRGEFVCIIGHSGCGKTSVLNILAGLEEPSDGVVVVDGQAISGPSLDRAVIFQGHALLPWKSVIGNVGYAVSSRWRKAGRAEVEERARRFIDLVGLRGNELKRPAELSGGMRQRVGIARALSIEPKILLMDEPFSALDALTRGTLQDEVRRICKSTGQTVVMITHDVDEAIYLADKIVLMTNGPDAMIAEVVENPLPMERARDTIHREEDYYAVRNHLVDFLVSRSRTFKAEMPAGYDRRHPPRVRLGRQPEPALAPANTVPFPAIAKARD; this is encoded by the coding sequence ATGGAGAACGCCAAGACCGAGAACGCCAAGACCGAGATCGATCCCAAATTCATCTCCATCGAGGGCATCGCCCGGCGCTATCCGGCGGCGGGCGGCGGGTCCACAACCATTTTCGAGGATCTCTGGCTACCGGTGCCGCGGGGCGAGTTCGTCTGCATCATCGGCCATTCCGGCTGCGGCAAGACGAGCGTGCTCAATATCCTCGCCGGGCTCGAGGAGCCGTCCGACGGCGTGGTGGTGGTGGACGGCCAGGCCATTTCCGGCCCGAGCCTCGACCGCGCCGTGATCTTCCAGGGCCATGCGCTGCTCCCGTGGAAGAGCGTCATCGGCAATGTGGGCTATGCGGTTTCCTCCCGCTGGCGCAAGGCGGGGCGGGCCGAGGTGGAGGAGCGCGCGCGCCGCTTCATCGATCTCGTCGGCCTCAGGGGCAACGAGCTGAAGCGGCCGGCGGAACTCTCCGGCGGCATGCGCCAGCGGGTGGGCATCGCCCGCGCGCTGTCCATCGAGCCGAAGATCCTGCTCATGGACGAGCCCTTCTCGGCGCTGGATGCCCTCACCCGCGGCACGCTTCAGGACGAGGTGCGGCGCATCTGCAAGTCCACGGGGCAGACCGTGGTCATGATCACCCACGACGTGGACGAGGCCATCTACCTCGCCGACAAGATCGTGCTCATGACCAACGGTCCGGACGCCATGATTGCCGAGGTGGTGGAGAACCCGCTGCCCATGGAGCGCGCCCGCGACACCATCCACCGGGAAGAGGACTACTACGCGGTGCGCAATCACCTCGTCGACTTCCTCGTCTCCCGCAGCCGCACGTTCAAGGCGGAGATGCCTGCGGGCTACGACCGCCGCCACCCGCCCCGGGTGCGTCTCGGCCGCCAGCCGGAGCCCGCGCTCGCGCCGGCCAACACCGTTCCCTTCCCCGCGATCGCCAAGGCGCGGGACTGA
- the ntrB gene encoding nitrate ABC transporter permease, producing the protein MKSLGARAGLLSVLLFLAFCALWQIAVTPGASTGPALDPEYAKLMGITTAGSQSAMPGPLDVAGKLWDNLKRPFYDNGPNDKGLGLQLLYSIGRVFIGYALAVLVAVPIGFLIGMSPLAYRALDPFIQVLKPISPLAWMPLALYTIKDSSLSAIFVIFICSVWPMLINTAFGVGAVRKEWLNVARTLEVGPWRRAFTVILPAAAPTILTGMRISIGIAWLVIVAAEMLVGGTGIGYFVWNEWNNLSIANVIVGILLIGVVGMVLDLILARFQKRVTFPE; encoded by the coding sequence ATGAAGAGCCTCGGCGCGCGCGCGGGCCTCCTCTCGGTGCTGCTGTTCCTCGCCTTCTGCGCCCTCTGGCAGATCGCCGTCACCCCAGGCGCAAGCACGGGGCCGGCGCTCGATCCGGAATATGCCAAGCTGATGGGCATCACCACCGCGGGCTCCCAGTCCGCCATGCCGGGCCCGCTCGATGTCGCCGGCAAGCTCTGGGATAATCTGAAGCGTCCGTTCTACGATAACGGCCCCAACGACAAGGGGCTGGGCCTCCAGCTCCTCTATTCCATCGGCCGGGTGTTCATCGGCTATGCTTTGGCGGTGCTGGTGGCGGTGCCCATCGGCTTCCTTATCGGCATGTCGCCGCTCGCCTACCGGGCGCTCGATCCCTTCATCCAGGTGCTCAAGCCCATCTCGCCCCTCGCCTGGATGCCGCTCGCCCTCTACACCATCAAGGATTCCTCCCTCTCGGCCATCTTCGTCATCTTCATCTGCTCGGTCTGGCCCATGCTCATCAACACCGCCTTCGGGGTGGGGGCGGTGCGCAAGGAGTGGCTGAACGTGGCGCGCACGCTGGAGGTGGGCCCATGGCGGCGCGCCTTCACGGTGATCCTGCCGGCGGCGGCGCCCACCATTCTCACCGGTATGCGCATCTCCATCGGCATCGCCTGGCTGGTCATCGTGGCGGCGGAGATGCTCGTGGGCGGCACCGGCATCGGCTACTTCGTCTGGAACGAGTGGAACAACCTCTCCATCGCCAATGTGATCGTCGGGATCCTGCTCATCGGCGTCGTCGGCATGGTGCTCGACCTCATTCTCGCGCGCTTCCAGAAGCGCGTGACCTTTCCGGAGTGA
- the cynS gene encoding cyanase produces MKREQLTEKILDIKREKGWTWKYICDEIGGMSPVLVVGALLGQMKLVKPLAKKAAELFGLSEVEERMLNEVPMRGAGTPMPPTDPLIYRFYELVMVNGPAWKALIEEEFGDGIMSAIDFNMEMVREPNPKGDRVQITMSGKFLPYKYYGNEQGIPEYGFKES; encoded by the coding sequence ATGAAGCGCGAGCAACTGACCGAGAAGATCCTCGACATCAAGCGCGAGAAGGGCTGGACCTGGAAATACATCTGCGACGAGATCGGCGGCATGTCGCCCGTGCTCGTGGTCGGCGCGCTGCTGGGCCAGATGAAGCTGGTGAAGCCGCTGGCGAAGAAGGCCGCCGAGCTGTTCGGCCTCTCCGAGGTGGAGGAGCGGATGCTCAACGAGGTGCCCATGCGCGGCGCCGGCACGCCCATGCCCCCCACCGATCCGCTGATCTACCGCTTCTACGAGCTGGTGATGGTGAACGGCCCGGCGTGGAAGGCGCTGATAGAGGAGGAGTTCGGCGACGGCATCATGTCCGCCATCGACTTCAACATGGAGATGGTGCGCGAGCCCAACCCCAAGGGCGACCGCGTGCAGATCACCATGTCCGGCAAGTTCCTGCCCTACAAATATTACGGCAACGAACAGGGCATCCCCGAGTACGGTTTCAAGGAAAGCTGA
- a CDS encoding DUF4167 domain-containing protein — MRGRNNNRRSSNPLTRVYESNGPDVKVRGTAHHIAEKYQQLARDAQASGDHVAAENYFQHAEHYLRLIASLQGQFAPANGFGRDDEGDDDEMDDMSSLDAPQPYGGRNEQPYVREEQPYQGRGQRDDRGQRDDRGNRDDRGQRDDRGQRDDRGQRDDRGQRDNRQGNFRRNRDDDEGYQPREARDNREPRENREPRDNRDPRDQREPREQREQREPREQREPREFRRRNRDDNGDGFVPRAARAPRSDDTDQPRLHRAPRSEEIEQPRPPRAPRAEEQDLGLPSFITGAPAVTKERPEPKVETKAEMKAEAKSEPKAEPREPKAEPKAEAKAEPKAEPKIAADAPREESAEAAEAADAPRPRRRRFRTRAGEGTEAAAEAPAPEQPVLFNE; from the coding sequence ATGCGCGGCCGCAACAACAACCGGCGCAGCTCAAACCCTTTGACGCGGGTGTATGAGTCGAACGGCCCGGATGTGAAGGTGCGCGGAACGGCCCACCACATTGCGGAGAAGTACCAGCAGCTCGCCCGTGACGCCCAGGCCTCCGGCGACCATGTGGCTGCCGAGAACTATTTCCAGCATGCGGAACACTATCTTCGCCTCATCGCCTCGTTGCAGGGCCAGTTCGCCCCGGCGAACGGCTTCGGCCGCGATGACGAGGGCGACGATGATGAGATGGACGACATGTCCTCTCTCGACGCGCCCCAGCCCTATGGCGGCCGCAACGAGCAGCCTTATGTCCGCGAAGAGCAGCCCTATCAGGGACGCGGCCAGCGGGACGATCGCGGCCAGCGGGACGATCGCGGCAACCGCGACGACCGTGGCCAGCGGGATGACCGTGGCCAGCGGGACGACCGTGGCCAGCGGGACGACCGTGGCCAGCGCGACAACCGGCAGGGCAACTTCCGCCGCAATCGGGATGACGACGAGGGCTATCAGCCCCGCGAGGCGCGCGACAATCGGGAGCCGCGAGAGAACCGCGAGCCGCGCGACAACCGCGACCCACGCGACCAGCGCGAGCCCCGTGAACAGCGCGAACAGCGCGAGCCAAGGGAACAGCGCGAGCCGCGCGAGTTCCGCCGCCGCAACCGCGACGACAACGGCGATGGTTTCGTGCCCCGCGCGGCGCGTGCGCCCCGCAGCGACGACACCGACCAGCCGCGTCTGCACCGCGCGCCGCGCAGCGAGGAGATCGAGCAGCCCCGTCCGCCGCGCGCGCCCCGCGCCGAGGAGCAGGATCTCGGTCTACCGTCCTTCATCACCGGCGCTCCGGCCGTGACCAAGGAGCGCCCTGAGCCCAAGGTCGAAACGAAGGCCGAAATGAAGGCCGAGGCGAAGAGCGAGCCGAAGGCCGAGCCCCGTGAGCCCAAGGCCGAACCGAAGGCTGAGGCCAAGGCAGAACCGAAGGCCGAACCCAAGATCGCTGCCGATGCGCCGCGCGAGGAAAGCGCGGAAGCCGCCGAGGCGGCGGACGCCCCGCGTCCCCGCCGTCGTCGCTTCCGCACCCGGGCCGGCGAAGGCACCGAGGCCGCCGCTGAGGCGCCCGCGCCCGAGCAGCCGGTGCTGTTCAACGAATAG
- the prmC gene encoding peptide chain release factor N(5)-glutamine methyltransferase, with the protein MDGPGDKPEAEPTIAQLRRQMTARLAAGGVETPELDARLLLAHALGFAPGDFLSRGETSVPSTLHSAADTLLARRLAGEPVARILGHKEFWSLTFQLSPETLVPRPDTETVVEAVLSLTPDRAAPLRILDLGTGTGAILAAILTERPAATGIAVDYSESAARTARLNFEANGLSGRVAVLVADWGASVTGGFDLVVSNPPYIAEGEMAGLAVDVRLHDPRRALVAGADGLTAYRAIAADLPRLLKPGGVAVLELGAGQEPAVADLVQQAGLNVLGPARADLAGIPRALCARWRGATQDPADEKRLGTSEGNR; encoded by the coding sequence GTGGACGGTCCCGGCGATAAACCCGAGGCCGAGCCGACCATCGCCCAGTTGCGCCGGCAGATGACCGCGCGCCTCGCCGCCGGAGGCGTTGAGACACCGGAGCTGGATGCCCGGCTGCTGCTGGCCCACGCTCTCGGCTTCGCGCCGGGGGATTTTCTTTCGCGCGGCGAAACGTCCGTACCATCGACGCTGCACTCTGCCGCCGACACTCTCCTTGCCCGACGGCTGGCCGGCGAGCCAGTCGCCCGTATCCTCGGGCACAAGGAATTCTGGAGCCTCACCTTCCAGCTCTCACCGGAGACGCTGGTGCCGCGCCCGGATACGGAGACCGTGGTGGAGGCGGTGCTCTCGCTCACTCCCGACCGCGCGGCGCCATTGCGCATCCTCGATCTGGGCACGGGCACGGGCGCCATTCTCGCTGCCATCCTCACCGAGCGGCCGGCCGCGACCGGCATCGCCGTGGATTATTCGGAAAGCGCCGCCCGCACCGCACGGCTGAATTTCGAGGCGAACGGCCTGTCCGGGCGCGTGGCAGTCCTTGTCGCGGACTGGGGAGCGTCGGTCACCGGCGGGTTCGACCTCGTGGTTTCCAACCCCCCCTATATCGCCGAGGGCGAGATGGCGGGACTTGCCGTCGATGTTCGCCTGCATGATCCCCGGCGTGCGCTGGTCGCCGGTGCCGACGGGCTCACCGCCTATCGCGCCATCGCAGCCGACCTTCCGCGCCTGCTGAAGCCCGGTGGCGTGGCTGTTCTCGAACTCGGCGCGGGGCAGGAACCGGCTGTCGCGGACCTTGTTCAACAGGCAGGATTGAACGTGCTCGGACCCGCGCGAGCGGACCTCGCGGGCATCCCGCGCGCCCTGTGTGCCCGGTGGCGGGGAGCCACCCAAGACCCGGCGGACGAAAAAAGGCTTGGAACCTCCGAGGGAAATCGCTAG
- the prfA gene encoding peptide chain release factor 1 → MNTLPLAKLDQLVARHAEIEAALSHGAEGEEFVRLGREFSDLSPVVEQVLALRGATRDLEGAQELLADSAGDPDMRALAEAEVERLDTRIAELTTAVRLALLPKDAMDERGVILEVRAGTGGDEAALFAGDLYRMYARYAADKGWSVEVLSESEGTMGGYKEIVAAVHGKGAYARLKFESGVHRVQRVPTTEAGGRIHTSAATVAVLPEAEDVDVDINEADLRIDVYRAQGAGGQHVNKTESAVRITHIPTNTVVAVQDERSQHRNKARAMALLRSRLLDEERQRKEAGRAADRKGQVGSGDRSERIRTYNFPQGRVTDHRINLTLYKLEEVIAGTALDDIIEPLLTEHQAALLAAAEEA, encoded by the coding sequence ATGAACACGCTCCCCCTCGCCAAGCTCGACCAATTGGTCGCCCGGCACGCCGAGATCGAGGCCGCCCTCTCCCACGGGGCGGAGGGGGAGGAGTTTGTCCGTCTCGGCCGCGAGTTTTCCGATCTCTCCCCGGTGGTCGAGCAGGTGCTGGCCCTGCGCGGCGCGACGCGTGACCTTGAGGGTGCGCAGGAGCTGCTGGCCGATTCGGCCGGAGACCCGGACATGCGTGCCCTGGCCGAGGCGGAAGTGGAGCGGCTGGACACCCGCATCGCCGAGCTGACGACCGCCGTGCGCCTCGCGCTCCTGCCCAAGGACGCCATGGACGAGCGCGGCGTCATCCTGGAGGTCCGCGCCGGCACGGGCGGCGACGAGGCAGCTCTTTTCGCCGGCGACCTCTACCGCATGTATGCGCGTTATGCCGCCGACAAGGGCTGGAGCGTGGAGGTGCTGTCCGAAAGCGAGGGCACCATGGGCGGCTACAAGGAGATCGTCGCCGCCGTCCACGGCAAGGGCGCCTATGCCCGGCTGAAATTCGAGAGCGGGGTCCACCGGGTGCAGCGCGTGCCCACCACCGAGGCCGGCGGGCGCATCCATACCTCGGCGGCCACCGTTGCCGTGCTGCCAGAGGCGGAGGATGTGGACGTGGACATCAACGAGGCGGACCTGCGCATCGACGTGTACCGCGCCCAGGGGGCCGGCGGACAGCATGTGAACAAAACGGAATCGGCGGTGCGCATCACCCATATTCCCACCAACACGGTGGTGGCGGTGCAGGACGAGCGCTCCCAGCACCGCAACAAGGCCCGGGCTATGGCGCTTCTGCGCTCCCGCCTGCTGGACGAGGAACGCCAGCGCAAGGAGGCGGGCCGCGCCGCCGACCGCAAGGGGCAGGTCGGTTCCGGCGACCGCTCCGAGCGCATCCGCACCTACAACTTTCCGCAGGGTCGGGTGACGGACCATCGCATCAACCTTACCCTCTACAAGCTGGAGGAGGTGATCGCGGGCACCGCGCTGGACGACATCATCGAGCCGCTGCTCACCGAGCATCAGGCGGCCCTGCTGGCCGCCGCCGAGGAGGCGTGA